The alpha proteobacterium U9-1i genome includes a region encoding these proteins:
- a CDS encoding two-component sensor, translating into MLTLAFCATAVFAWLATRDAAREELQQRIATEVAALSDEFRAEGLEAVVLAIETRSGRPGSLDYGLVDASGSVRFAELPATRVGWSELELPEVEEPDEVGDEGSEERDEVERLLVQTVQLGDGSLLAVGEDLAREERLRDLLFATLAWVGLTCLLAGLAASVWLTRRSLRQVDQLMALSRAVSSGDLGARAPSETGAGHNDLDELSASFNAMLDRVESLIANVREVSTDVAHDLRTPLSHVRQQLERARAAGADGAAREAAIEAADARLSEVLRTFDAMLRVAELDASPDIARLVPLDLAELAERVADAFRPDIEAGGRHLIVQAARAPTNADKDLVAQALANLLDNAIRHTPPGATIMVRTFKDTRTHLSVADNGPGIPADEREAVLKRFYRLERSRGGPGAGIGLSIVAAIARLHDAELVLEEARPGLRVTLTFD; encoded by the coding sequence TTGCTGACGTTGGCGTTTTGCGCCACCGCGGTTTTCGCCTGGTTGGCCACGCGCGACGCAGCGCGAGAGGAATTGCAGCAACGCATCGCAACCGAAGTGGCCGCGCTCAGCGACGAGTTTCGCGCAGAAGGGCTGGAAGCCGTTGTGCTTGCCATCGAAACCCGGTCAGGCCGCCCAGGCTCGTTGGATTACGGTCTGGTAGATGCCTCGGGCAGCGTTCGGTTCGCGGAATTGCCAGCAACCCGCGTCGGCTGGTCAGAACTCGAATTGCCGGAGGTCGAGGAGCCGGACGAGGTTGGCGACGAGGGAAGTGAAGAACGCGACGAGGTCGAACGTCTGTTGGTGCAGACCGTGCAATTGGGCGATGGATCGCTTTTGGCTGTTGGCGAGGACTTGGCGCGCGAAGAGCGCCTGCGCGATCTCTTGTTTGCGACCCTGGCTTGGGTGGGATTGACCTGCCTGCTCGCGGGATTGGCGGCCTCAGTTTGGTTGACCCGCCGTTCGCTCCGCCAGGTTGACCAACTAATGGCCCTGTCGCGCGCCGTGTCGTCGGGTGATCTCGGCGCGCGCGCGCCCTCAGAAACGGGGGCGGGACACAACGATCTCGACGAATTGTCGGCGTCGTTCAACGCCATGCTCGATCGGGTTGAATCGCTTATCGCCAATGTGCGCGAAGTCTCCACCGACGTTGCTCATGACCTGCGCACTCCGTTGTCGCACGTGCGTCAACAGCTGGAGCGCGCGCGCGCGGCCGGCGCCGATGGGGCTGCGCGCGAGGCCGCCATCGAGGCCGCTGACGCACGGCTCAGCGAAGTCCTGCGCACCTTTGACGCCATGCTGCGTGTCGCCGAACTCGACGCCTCTCCAGACATTGCCCGCCTTGTCCCGCTCGATCTCGCCGAGCTTGCCGAGCGCGTGGCTGACGCTTTCCGTCCGGATATCGAAGCAGGCGGTCGCCACCTCATTGTGCAAGCAGCCCGAGCGCCGACGAACGCTGACAAGGATCTAGTCGCACAGGCGCTCGCCAACCTTCTCGACAACGCCATCCGCCACACCCCGCCGGGCGCGACCATCATGGTGCGCACTTTCAAGGACACGCGCACACACTTGAGTGTCGCCGACAACGGACCTGGCATACCCGCTGACGAACGTGAGGCGGTGCTCAAGCGTTTTTATCGACTAGAGCGAAGCCGCGGCGGCCCCGGCGCTGGCATCGGCTTGAGCATCGTTGCAGCGATTGCGCGCCTGCACGATGCCGAACTTGTTCTCGAAGAAGCACGCCCGGGGCTGCGGGTCACCCTAACATTTGACTAA
- a CDS encoding hypothetical protein (response regulator in two-component regulatory system with PhoQ), whose translation MIWGASLRLDYGMRILLIEDDEETREYVSRGLKEAGHVVESAHDGKDGLFRAADGAFDVLIVDRMLPGIDGLSAVKSLRAMGAQTPILFLTAMGAVSDRIAGLEAGGDDYLVKPFSFAELQARVAALARRAPLRAPEQALLEVSDLSLDRLRRIVRRGDQEIDLQPREFQLLEFLMLNAGRVVTRTMLLEGVWDFHFDPRTNIVETHISRLRAKIDPSGTAPLIHTIRGAGYVIRAD comes from the coding sequence GTGATTTGGGGCGCCAGCCTGCGATTGGATTATGGCATGCGCATTTTGCTGATCGAAGACGATGAAGAGACCCGCGAATACGTGTCGCGCGGCCTGAAAGAGGCTGGGCATGTGGTTGAAAGCGCGCACGACGGCAAGGACGGTCTCTTCAGAGCCGCGGACGGCGCCTTCGATGTGCTCATCGTTGATCGCATGCTGCCGGGCATCGATGGATTGTCGGCCGTGAAGTCGCTGCGCGCCATGGGCGCGCAGACGCCCATATTGTTTCTGACCGCGATGGGAGCGGTTTCCGATCGCATTGCGGGATTGGAGGCGGGCGGCGACGACTATCTAGTCAAGCCCTTCTCCTTCGCCGAATTGCAAGCGCGGGTCGCGGCTTTGGCGCGACGCGCCCCGCTGCGCGCCCCTGAACAGGCTCTGCTGGAAGTCAGCGACCTCAGTCTTGATCGCTTGCGCCGTATCGTGCGCCGCGGCGATCAGGAGATCGATTTGCAGCCGCGCGAATTTCAGTTGCTCGAGTTCCTGATGCTGAACGCCGGCCGGGTGGTAACGCGAACAATGCTGCTTGAAGGGGTGTGGGACTTTCACTTCGATCCGCGCACCAACATCGTTGAGACCCACATCAGCCGTCTGCGCGCCAAGATTGATCCGAGCGGAACGGCGCCGCTCATCCACACCATTCGCGGCGCGGGCTATGTGATCCGTGCAGACTAG